In Roseibium algicola, the DNA window AGCCTGTTGCGTGCGCTTCCTCCATCTGGAGCGGGCGAAAGGCCTCCGGCGCCCAATGGGGCGCAGCAGACGTGCGGGTGTAGGAACCACCGCCATATCCCCCGGATCCTGCCGGAGAAGACGGTGTATGACCCGGTTGAGAGAACCCCGCCGACTGTGCCCTGATGGCGTCCAGTGCAACGGCCGCGTTCGAGGTCGATGACCGGTGCCCGGACTGAACCAGTGCATGCTTGATGGCACCCACCAGAAGCCCACGCACAAGCTGGCTGTCCCGGAAGCGCACATCGGCCTTGGCCGGGTGCACGTTGACATCGACCAGTGTCGGGTCGAGATCGATGAACAGAACCACAACCGGATGCCGGTCACGGGCCAGCACATCGGCATAGGCTCCGCGCAGTCCGGATAGCAGCAGCTTGTCCTTCACCGGGCGGCCGTTGACGAAGAAGAACTGGTTCTGCGCATTGCCACGGTGGTGTGTCGGCAAGCCTGCAAAACCGGTGAGACGCACGCCTTCCCGGGCAGCGTCGATTTCCATGGCGTTGTCGACAAAATCCTGGCCGAGAATCTGCGCGATCCGAGCAAGATGCGGTTCACTGCCGCGTGCTGCTGGCCAGCTCTGGGACTGCCGGTCGGCGCCGCCGAGGGAAAAGCCGATCTCCGGATAGGCGAGCGCGATCCGCTTGACGATTTCGGTGATGGCGGCCGCTTCCGCACGATCCGATTTCAGGAATTTCAGCCGTGCAGGTGTCGCGAAGAAAAGGTCACGCACTTCAACCTGGGTGCCTTTTGTACGGGCTGCGGGCACAAGCGGCTGCTCCCTGCCGCCCTCGACGGCGATGGCCCAGGCGTGGTCCTCGTCCTTGTGACGGGTCTGGATCGCCAGCCGGGCGACGGAGCCGATGGACGGCAGCGCTTCACCGCGAAACCCGAGCGTGCGGATGTCGAACAGGTCGTCGTCGGAAATCTTGGAGGTGCAGTGCCGGCGGATTGCCAGTTGCAGATCCTCCTGGCGCATGCCCTCGCCGTCGTCGGCAACGCGCATGAGCGTCTTGCCACCGGCGGCGGTGACGATCTCGACCTGTTTTGCCCCGGCGTCGACGGCGTTTTCCACCAACTCCTTGATCACGCTGGCGGGTCTTTCGATGACCTCGCCGGCCGCAATCTGGTTGATCACCTGTTCGCCAAGTTGCCTGACCTTCATGAAACTCCCTCTACTCGGTTTCGCACCGCGCCATGTTCCTATATGGTCCGCGCCGAGTTTGCGTCGATTCTTCAGCAAAGCTTATCAGACCTACCCAGATCCGAGTGACCCGCCATGACAGTTTCTGCACCGCTTCTTGTTGAGGGGCTCCGCACCCTCGCCCCGTCCTACAAGGGCATCCTGTGTGACGTGTGGGGCGTGCTGCACAACGGTGTATCGGCTTTTGAAGGCGCGCACAAAGCCCTCAAGGCCTTTCGCGAGGAAGCCGGTGGCAAGGTGGTCCTCATCACCAATGCCCCGCGCCCTGCAAAGCAGGTTGGCGAAATGCTGGCCGCTCTTGGTGTGCCGGACGGAACCTACGACGACATCGTCACCTCCGGCGACGTGACCCGCGAGGTCCTTGTGGCTCAGGGCAAAAAGACGCTCCTGCACATCGGTCCGCACCGGGACCAGCCGCTGTATCACGGCCTTGAAGCCACCTTCACCACCAATGACGAGGAAGCGGAAGGCATCAGCTGCACCGGGCTGGAAGACGACGAGGTCGAAACGCCCGACGATTACCGCGACCGGCTGCAGAAGCTGGCCGAACGCGGCCTGCCGATGATCTGCGCCAACCCCGACATCGTGGTGGAGCGCGGAGAGCGCCTGATCTGGTGCGCTGGCGCCCTTGCCCGTCTTTATGAAGATCTCGGCGGCGAAGTGGCCATTCTGGGCAAACCGCATGCCCCCATCTACGACGCGGCGATGAAGCGCCTCGCGACGCTGGCGGGCGAAGAGGTCGCCAAGGAAGACGTCCTGGCCATCGGCGACGGTCTGCCGACCGATATCCGCGGTGCGGTGTCTCAGGATCTCGACGTTCTGTTCATCACCGCCGGCATCCATGCCTCCGACTTCGGTCCGAGCGACGCGCCGGACGAACATCTGATCCGCCGCCGTCTGGCCGAAGAAGGCCTGCGCGCACGTGCTGCCCTGCCGCGTCTTTGGTGGTAAGCGCGCGCAGTATTGCTAGCGGGCTCATTTAACGTCCCGTATCGGGGCCATGCCCCTGCAAATAGGTCTGGACGTAATTTTCCACGTCCAGGCCTTCGTGGCCTGTCCCCAGGCCCATCTCCTTCATGAAGCCCATGACGGCCAGCGGCGCGATGAGCGCAACGGCAAAGCTGACCGGATCGCCCGGCTTGAGCCGCCCGCTGCTCTGATGCTTTGCCAATGTGCGGGCAACGCCCTGCAGGTTTTTCAGCAGGAAGGGTGTCACCGCGCGCAGTTCAGGATGCTGGGGCACCTGCGCAAACAGCGTCAGGGCAAGCCCGCTGTGCTTGCGGTAGGTCTTCAGATAATTGCGCACGATTTCCAGAAGATCGGCCTGTACGTCTTCCCCCGGCAACATCTTGCCGAACGAGACATCGGATAGCGTGTCGCCGATGGCGGCCTCGATCAAACCTGCCTTCGACCCGAAACGGCGAAACAGCGTGACTTCGTTCACCCCTGCCCTGTCCGCTATTTCCTTGGTCGTGGTTCCGCTGAACCCGCGCTCGCAAAACAGTGCGACTGTCGCGGAATAGATTTCTGAAACATCTACATTTCTAGGCACTTGGCCGCCAAACGCGCCGGGCGCGCCCTCAATTTTCCGGAAGACATTCCGTCGCACCTAATGCCAAACAGGATGCAAA includes these proteins:
- the mutL gene encoding DNA mismatch repair endonuclease MutL, whose product is MKVRQLGEQVINQIAAGEVIERPASVIKELVENAVDAGAKQVEIVTAAGGKTLMRVADDGEGMRQEDLQLAIRRHCTSKISDDDLFDIRTLGFRGEALPSIGSVARLAIQTRHKDEDHAWAIAVEGGREQPLVPAARTKGTQVEVRDLFFATPARLKFLKSDRAEAAAITEIVKRIALAYPEIGFSLGGADRQSQSWPAARGSEPHLARIAQILGQDFVDNAMEIDAAREGVRLTGFAGLPTHHRGNAQNQFFFVNGRPVKDKLLLSGLRGAYADVLARDRHPVVVLFIDLDPTLVDVNVHPAKADVRFRDSQLVRGLLVGAIKHALVQSGHRSSTSNAAVALDAIRAQSAGFSQPGHTPSSPAGSGGYGGGSYTRTSAAPHWAPEAFRPLQMEEAHATGFAEAAQPAFERQNGFADFARPSADARANDVPVETEKTRLPLGAARAQVHETYIIAQTEDGVVIVDQHAAHERLVYERLKEALAKKDVARQMLLIPEIVELPEEDAIRLADRAEDLEKVGLSLEAFGPGAIAVRETPAILGDMDIQGMVRNLADELAEWDTAEGLKEKLDHVAATMACHGSVRAGRRMRPEEMDALLRDMEATPLSGQCNHGRPTWVELKLGDIEKLFGRK
- a CDS encoding TIGR01459 family HAD-type hydrolase, which translates into the protein MTVSAPLLVEGLRTLAPSYKGILCDVWGVLHNGVSAFEGAHKALKAFREEAGGKVVLITNAPRPAKQVGEMLAALGVPDGTYDDIVTSGDVTREVLVAQGKKTLLHIGPHRDQPLYHGLEATFTTNDEEAEGISCTGLEDDEVETPDDYRDRLQKLAERGLPMICANPDIVVERGERLIWCAGALARLYEDLGGEVAILGKPHAPIYDAAMKRLATLAGEEVAKEDVLAIGDGLPTDIRGAVSQDLDVLFITAGIHASDFGPSDAPDEHLIRRRLAEEGLRARAALPRLWW
- a CDS encoding TetR/AcrR family transcriptional regulator, which codes for MPRNVDVSEIYSATVALFCERGFSGTTTKEIADRAGVNEVTLFRRFGSKAGLIEAAIGDTLSDVSFGKMLPGEDVQADLLEIVRNYLKTYRKHSGLALTLFAQVPQHPELRAVTPFLLKNLQGVARTLAKHQSSGRLKPGDPVSFAVALIAPLAVMGFMKEMGLGTGHEGLDVENYVQTYLQGHGPDTGR